The following proteins are co-located in the Pyxicephalus adspersus chromosome Z, UCB_Pads_2.0, whole genome shotgun sequence genome:
- the NUMBL gene encoding numb-like protein: MNKLRQSLRRKKPTYVPEASRPHQWGADEEAVRRGKCSFPVRYLGHVEVEESRGMHVCEDAVKKLKLLGKKSVKAILWVSADGLRVVDDKTKDLIVDQTIEKVSFCAPDRNFDKAFSYICRDGTTRRWICHCFMALKDSGERLSHAVGCAFAACLERKQKREKECGVTASFDASRTSFAREGSFRVTSASGSDREETMRQVQDKKKGITSEGNQSQSSNASSLTASPSTGIPAQPENSSPLQGSSVPPDKAEMGSQHAIPRRHAPIEQLVRQGSFRGFPALSQKNSPFKRQLSLRLNELPSTLQRKTNFQDKGQVPEMDPTGPPEPDGITDLCNQINSSFTNKPSEDHFVNGNGMRTPPNVAGLPPPRQTAQNVPVWPDQALTTNSTPSNGQMGHRRTPSEAERWLEEVAKAAKAQQQQQQHQEPLQQPMVAVSMAVPAAIQAYPVSFDATPAPVGMFIAPHMQPAYVPVGGYVPPMANSISYPTPSVPVVGITPSQMVANVFCSATQVPSSNLANKTNPFPHSIMHSTTTSVHNPAPTQPHQSGPKSNNPANGTWPPDPSQLRLASTAQEVDQFEAQWAALESKSQQRMANPFSNELQKTFQIEL, translated from the exons ATGAACAAGTTGCGGCAGAGCCTGAGGAGGAAAAAACCAACGTATGTACCGGAGGCCAGTCGTCCGCACCAGTGGGGGGCAGATGAGGAGGCCGTGAGGAGAGGGAAATGCAGTTTTCCAGTCAGG TACCTGGGGCATGTGGAGGTGGAAGAGTCACGAGGCATGCATGTATGCGAGGATGCTGTCAAGAAGCTCAAACTG CTTGGGAAGAAATCTGTGAAAGCTATTCTATGGGTCTCTGCTGATGGCTTGCGAGTGGTGGATGATAAGACAAAG GACCTTATTGTGGATCAGACTATAGAGAAAGTTTCATTCTGCGCTCCTGACCGCAATTTTGACAAGGCATTTTCCTATATCTGCCGGGATGGCACCACCAGACGTTGGATCTGTCACTGCTTTATGGCCCTTAAAGATTCT GGAGAACGTCTAAGCCATGCAGTAGGCTGTGCATTTGCTGCTTGCCTGGAACGTAAACAAAAGCGGGAAAAAGAATGCGGAGTCACAGCATCATTTGATGCCAGTCGTACCAGTTTTGCCCGTGAAGGTTCCTTCCGTGTCACTTCTGCATCTGGTAGTGATCGAGAAGAGACTATGCGTCAGGTTCAGGATAAAAAGAAAG GTATCACAAGTGAAGGAAATCAAAGCCAATCATCAAATGCATCTTCCCTGACAGCCTCGCCCAGTACTGGAATACCAGCCCAGCCTGAAAACTCCTCTCCCCTACAGGGGTCATCTGTCCCACCTGACAAGGCCGAGATGGGCAGCCAACATGCCATACCTCGTCGTCATGCCCCCATAGAACAGCTTGTGAGACAAGGATCTTTCAGGGGTTTCCCTGCTCTTAGCCAGAAAAATTCACCCTTCAAACGTCAGCTGTCACTGCGGCTTAATGAGCTCCCATCCACCTTACAACGCAAAACCAATTTCCAGGACAAGGGCCAAG ttccAGAAATGGATCCCACAGGACCTCCTGAGCCAGATGGAATTACTGACCTGTGCAACCAGATCAATAGCTCCTTCACCAACAAACCATCTGAAGACCACTTTGTAAATGGAAATGGTATGAGGACACCACCTAACGTGGctggtcttcctcctcctcgaCAGACAGCACAAA ATGTTCCAGTGTGGCCAGATCAGGCATTGACCACCAACTCAACTCCTTCCAACGGCCAGATGGGTCATCGTCGTACACCATCTGAAGCAGAACGCTGGCTTGAAGAGGTAGCAAAGGCAGCCAAAGCccaacagcagcaacaacaacatcAAGAGCCCTTACAACAGCCTATGGTGGCTGTATCAATGGCAGTACCAGCTGCAATACAGGCTTATCCTGTTTCATTTGATGCCACTCCAGCACCTGTTGGTATGTTTATTGCACCTCATATGCAGCCTGCCTATGTTCCAGTGGGTGGTTATGTCCCACCTATGGCCAACAGCATATCGTACCCTACACCAAGTGTCCCGGTGGTTGGCATCACCCCTTCCCAGATGGTGGCCAATGTTTTCTGCTCTGCTACCCAAGTACCGTCCTCCAACCTGGCAAACAAAACTAACCCTTTTCCTCACAGCATAATGCACTCTACAACCACAAGTGTCCACAACCCTGCCCCAACCCAGCCTCACCAGTCTGGACCAAAGTCAAACAACCCTGCCAATGGCACTTGGCCCCCAGATCCCAGCCAACTAAGACTGGCCTCCACCGCACAAGAAGTGGACCAGTTTGAAGCTCAGTGGGCAGCATTGGAGTCCAAGTCTCAACAACGCATGGCCAACCCTTTCTCCAACGAACTGCAGAAGACTTTTCAGATAGAGTTGTAG